AAGGATGCCGTTGCTGTCGGGGCTAAGGGTTTTGGTTTCAATTGGGCTAGATCCATCAAAATACTATTTTTCATTTCATGACCTAATACCAATACCATGATTAATAAAAAAGTATCCTCCGTTCAAGAAGCGCTTCAAGGCATTGAAGATGGCATGACACTCCTTTTGGGTGGCTTCGGTTTGTGCGGCATTCCCGAAAATGCTATTGCTGAACTCGTTCAAAAACAAACCAAAAACTTGACCTGTATTTCCAACAACGCAGGTGTTGATGACTTTGGGTTAGGCCTATTGTTACAACACAAACAAATCAAAAAAATGATTTCTTCCTATGTGGGAGAAAACGCCGAATTTGAACGCCAAATGCTTTCTGGCGAACTCGAAGTGGAGCTCATTCCACAAGGCACTTTGGCCGAACGTTGCCGCGCAGCCCAAAACGGAATTCCAGCTTTTTTCACTCCGGCAGGTTATGGGACGGAAGTAGCAAACGGCAAAGAAACTCGAGAATTCAATGGAAAAATGCATGTTTTAGAGCATGCTTTCCAAGCCGATTTTTCCATTGTAAAAGCATGGAAAGGTGATACAGCAGGTAATTTAATTTTTAAAGGAACTGCACGTAATTTTAATCCGTGTATGGCAGGTGCCGCAAAAATCACCATTGCCGAAGTCGAAGAATTAGTCAAAGCCGGCACTTTAGATCCGAACCAAATTCACACACCAGGCATATTTGTGCAACGCATTTTTCAAGGAGAAAAATTTGAAAAAAGAATTGAACAACGAACCGTTCGAAAAAAATAATTTGAAAATTATTCAATTTGAAAATTTGAAAATAAATGGCACTAGATAAAAATCAAATCGCAAAACGAATCGCGCAAGAAGTTAAAGACGGCTACTATGTAAACCTAGGAATTGGTATTCCAACCTTGGTGGCTAATTATGTGCGCAATGATATTTCAGTTGAATTTCAGTCAGAAAATGGCGTGTTGGGTATGGGCCCTTTCCCTTTTGAGGGTGAAGAAGATGCCGACTTAATCAACGCAGGAAAACAAACCATAACCACACTTGCTGGGGCCAGTTTTTTTGATTCGGCTCTAAGTTTTGGAATGATTAGAAGTCAAAAGGTCGATCTAACTATTTTAGGCGCTATGGAAGTGGATGAAAATGGCGATATTGCCAACTGGAAAATTCCAGGTAAAATGGTCAAAGGAATGGGAGGCGCGATGGACTTAGTCGCCTCTGCCGAAAATATCATCGTAGCCATGATGCACGTCAACAAAGCCGGCGAAAGTAAAATTCTTAAAAAATGTACGTTGCCGCTAACAGGTGTAGGTTGTGTCAAAAAAATCGTAACCGAATTAGCCGTTATGGAAGTAACTCCAAAAGGATTCAAATTATTGGAACGCGCGCCAGGTGTTAGTGTTGAACATATAATTGCAAACACAGAAGCAAACCTCATTATTGAAGGAGAAATTCCTGAAATGCTAATTAACTAAACCAAAAATGAAAAAAAACCTACTAATTCTAGTTTTACTATTTTCTTTCATTGGCATACAAGCCCAAGAAAACGTTGACTTTTCTAAAAAGAAAGAAATCATTTCGCCAGAAATAAACGCAGATAATACGGTTACTTTTCGATTGGATGCCAAAAATGCCAAAGAAGTAAAAGTACAAGGAGACTGTATTCCTGAAGGTGGTTTTTTAACCAAAGGAGAAGACGAAATTTGGACCTTAACTACCAAAAAGCTCAATCCAGAATTGTACAGTTATTCATTTTATGTGGATGGCGTTAAAGCTTTCGACCCCAATAATGCCTTTTTAATTCGTGATGTGTCCACAGTGGTCAACGTATTTTTAGTAGGTGGTGGAAAAGCCGACTTATACAAGGTAACCGATGTGCCTCACGGAACGGTGGCCAAACGTTGGTACCACTCCCCAAAACTAGAAAGTACGCGTCGATTGACTGTTTATACTCCTGCAGGTTATGAGAATGGGAAACAAAAATACCCCGTTTTGTATTTAATGCACGGTGCTGGTGGCGATGAAAACGCATGGATGGAATTGGGTCGTACGGCACAAATCATGGACAACTTAATTGCTCAAGGCAAAGCAAAGCCGATGATCGTGGTAATGACGAATGGTAATGCTGATCAAACCGCCACTCCAGGTGAATCTAGTGAAGGATTTGTGAAACCCATTTTTATGCGTCCTGCAACTTTTGCAGGTAAAACAGAGGCGGCTTTTGGAGACATCATCCAATTTATTGAAGGCAATTATCGTGTAAAGAAAGAAAAAGCAGCTCGTGCCATTGCAGGACTTTCTATGGGTGGTATGCACAGTTTAGTCATCTCGGCAAATTATCCTAACACCTTCGATTATGTTGGTGTATTTTCTTCGGCCCTATTACAACCTAAAGATTCGCAAGCAGCAGTGTATGCTGATTTTACTGCCAAACTAAAAGCACAAAGAGACAATGGATATAAATTGTATTGGATCGGCATTGGCAACTCAGACTTCCTTTTTGAAAAATCTAACGAATACCGTAAACTACTAGACAGCTTACAATTCAAATACGAGTATCACGAAACTTCTGGAGGCCATACTTGGTCGAATTGGCGTGATTACTTATCAGAGTTTGCTCCCTTGTTATTTCAATAAAACAAAAAACCCGCTAAATATAGCGGGTTTTTTGTTTTATAAAGTAGGTTATAAATTCTCAAAGAAGTCATTCCCTTTATCATCGGTAATAATGAATGCTGGGAAATCTTTTACGGTAATTTTACGCACCGCTTCCATACCCAATTCTTCAAAGTCTACTACTTCTACCTTCAAGATGTTGTCTTGAGCCAAAATAGCGGCTGGGCCTCCAATAGAACCTAAATAGAATCCGCCATACGTTTTACAGGCATCCATTACCTGTTTGGTACGGTTTCCTTTGGCTAACATAATCATGCTACCACCTGCTTTTTGGAACTCTTCTACATACACATCCATACGGCCAGCAGTTGTAGGTCCAAAACTTCCAGATGGCATTCCGTCTGGTGTTTTAGCAGGTCCTGCATAATAAATTGGATGGTTTTTAAAGTAGTCCGGCATTGGTTTACCGGCATCCAATAATTCTTTGATTTTAGCATGCGCAATATCGCGCGCTACGATCAAAGTCCCGTTCAATTTCAAACGGGTTTTGATTGGGTATTGTGACAAATCTTTTAAAATATCTGCCATTGGTCGGTTCAAATCGACCTCAACTGGTGCTTCTAAATGCGGCGGCGTTGCCGGTAAAAATTGTTGCGGATTGGTTTCCAATTGCTCTAAGAAAATCCCCTCTTTAGTGATTTTCCCTTTGATGTTTCTATCGGCAGAACACGAAACGCCTAATCCAACTGGACAAGAAGCAGCGTGACGTGGCAAACGAATCACTCGTACATCATGAGCAAAATATTTTCCACCAAATTGAGCTCCAATGGAACTCTCTTGGCAAAATTCCAATACTTTTTTCTCCCATTCTAAGTCGCGAAAAGCCTGACCTGCCATGTTTCCTGAAGTAGGCAAATGATCGAAATACCCTGCTGAAGCTTTTTTGACAGCGGCCAAATTCGCTTCGGCAGAAGTGCCTCCAATGACCAACGCTAAATGATAAGGAGGACAAGCTGAAGTTCCTAAATCTTTGATTTTTTGGCGAACGAAAGTCTCCATCGATTTTTCGTTCAACAAGGATTTAGTTTGTTGGTACAAAAAGGTTTTGTTAGCAGAACCTCCTCCTTTTGCTAAAAACAAAAACTCATACGAGGCTCCTTTTTTAGCATAAATATCGATTTGTGCCGGCAAATTGGATCCTGAGTTTTTTTCTTCAAACATCGAAATTGGAACAATTTGAGAGTATCGCAAATTTTTGTTTTGGTAGGTGTTGAATATTCCTTTCGACAACCATTCGGCATCATCGGCTCCTGTGTATACATTTTCACCTTTTTTAGCCATCACAATCGCCGTTCCGGTATCTTGACATGAAGGCAGTTGCCCTTCTACGGCTACCACGGCATTTTGCAATAAGTTGTACGCCACAAAACGATCGTTATCTGTCGCTTCGGGATCGTTCAAAATGTTATTCAGTTTTTGTAAATGCGCGGTACGCAACATAAACGACACATCGTTCATGGCTTCTTGCGCTAATAATTCCAATCCTTTTGGATCAACCGTTAGAATTTCTCTATTTCCTAATTGTTCTACTATTACAAAGTCAGTAGTCAATTTTTTGTAGTTTGTATCGTCTTTTAAAATAGGATACGGGTCTTGATATATAAAGTCCATTATTGAATTTTTAGAGGAGTAAAGTTACGTAATGTTTGACATTTACCCTTGTATTAATTTGCTAAATTACTATACTTTGTGTGAGTATTTTGAGCTTCTGATCTTTGCAGGATTAGAGGTCTAAAAGAACCAACTTGCCACAAAAATGGCAGTGATCACACAAATTACATCCACCAAAAGCATGGTGCCTAATGCATAGCGTGTGTTTTTAATATTGACCGAGCCAAAATACACTGCAATCACATAAAAAGTACTTTCGGCACTGCATTGAAAAATACTACTCAAACGTCCTGTTAACGAATCGGCTCCAAAAGTATTCATAGAATCGATTAAAAAACCACGGGATCCAGCCGAACTAAATGGGCGTAACATGGCTACAGGAAGTGCATCGGTAATTTCTTTATTGACACCCATATTAGAAAAAATAAAGGCAATCCAATTGCTAATGATTTCAAACAAACCGCTATTTCTAAATAAAGAAATCGCTACCAACATCGCTAAAACATAAGGAAAAATAACGACTCCTGTTTTGATTCCGTTGTTAGCTCCAACCACGAATGATTCAAAAACGGTGGTGTTGGCTTCGGTGAATTTTTTCTCTTTGACAAAAGAAAAGACCAAGGTAAAAGCAATGATTGCAATCAAAATTAAGGCAGAAAGATTGCTGGTGAAATAGTTTTTGCCAATCAAATCCAATTGGTTCACATAGAATAACAAACCAATAATAGCTGCAATTAATACCATTAATGAGACTACTAAAGAAGCGCTTTTGAAATTGATTTTTTGTTTAATCCCTACGATTAAAAAAGCGGTAATAGTTCCAATAAATGACGTAATAATACAGGGTAGCATGACATCGGCTGGGTTGCTCGCATTCGCTGCCGCACGATAGCCAATAATAGACGTAGCAATTAAAGTAAGACCAGAGGCATGCAAACACATGAACATGATTTGCGCATCGCTCGCCTTGTCTTTTTCCGGATTGAGTTCTTGTAAACTTTCCATTGCTTTCAAACCAAAGGGAGTAGCTGCCGAATCCAATCCAAGGAAATTAGCGGCAAAATTTAAGGTCATGTACGAAATGGAAGGATGATTTTCTGGAACAGAAGGAAATACTTTGACAAATACCGGACTCAATATTTGGGCTAATTTTCCAGAAGCGCCTGATATAATTAGCAATTCCATCAAGCCACAAAAGAAGGCTAAATAAGCAATAAGAGGCAAAATCAAATCGACTAAAGTGCTTTTACAAGTGGCCAATAAACCGTCTGATTTTTGAACGCCACTGTAGATTTTTACGGTTTTATTTTGGTACACATAAGTAGTGTCGGAATTGATAACCATCGTTTGATCTGGTGCTTTAGTAATGCTGTCTTTTATTACGGCTGGAACTTGTTCCAAATACTTTTCAGCCACTAAAATAGGATCGTCTTTTTTTCCGTTTAATAAATGATCAATTGTATAATTGTCACCCGAAAACAAACTAAAAACGATAAAGGCAATAGAGGAAATAAAAATGACCAACCAAAATCTACTTAATACCATAATTTATATTTTTTGTAAATGTAATAAATCAATTGCAATGTCAAATTGCAACCAAGAGTTTGTCATTAGTCTTTATGTCGTATCATTTTTTTAATCAACGCAATTTGTCCCAAATGATAATGCGTGTGTTCAATTATTCCTAACAAATTTCTGAAGTAATTCCCGTATTTTTCATCTGAGAATACTTCAAATAATTTCGATTCCTCCAATTTTTCAATTTCATTTGCAAATTGTTCTGCTTCGTCTAACGCTTTTTGAACTAAATGCTCCCATTCTTCCTGAGAAGTAATTGTTGGACAATCAAAACTGAATTTATCGCTTGCGTTCAAAGGCTCGCCTTGTAACACTCTTGCTACTGGATTTATATAATAATTAATGTGAAAAAGCAAGGTGGCAATCGTGTTGCTGTCTTGGTATTGGGTAGTGGCTTCTTGCCAAGTAATATCGGCCAATGTGTCTTTCAAGTTGACAAAAGTCCAATTGCCTCCAAAATGAACATCTCTACAATGTTTGGCTAGTTGTTGGGTTGTATTCATAAGATTACTAAATTAAACATGACTAATTTCGTCTTCAATCAATAAGTCTTCGCGGCGCAAGCGAAGGAAAATCTGTGCAACGGCAATCGTATCTTTTTCGCAATAGGTCACAATGCGGTCGATGTCTTTTTCTACATAATACACATGTCCTACCTGACTGCCGTCGATATCGCCTTTTGAGGAGGGAATTCCCAACACCTTACACATTAATTTCAAGGAAGTGAAATGCTTGTAATCGCCAAATTTCCACAATTCCAAAGTATCTAAATGCGGAATTTCCCAAGGTTTTTTGCCAAATAAATTCAGCTTGTTTGGAATGGGAATTTGGTTAATGATCATGCGGCGCGCCAAAAACGGAATATCAAATTCTTTGGCGTTATGCCCGCACAAAATATGTTGGGCTTGATTGAAATGATTGTTCAACAGATTATTAAAATCGCGCAAGATTTTCTTTTCGTCTCCAAAAAAAGAAGTCACTCTAAAATTACGGATGTCTCCTTTCACTACAAAATAGCCTACAGAAACGCAAACAATTTTGCCAAACTCAGCCCAAATTCCAGCGCGATCGTAAAACTCTTCGGGGCTAAAATCGTCTTTGCGTTGGTATTGGGTTTTCTGTTCCCAAAGCGTTTTCATTTCGTCGTCAAGCGAATGGAAATGTGCTTCTTCTGGAACGGTCTCGATGTCTAAAAAGAGAATGTGATTGAGGTTAATTTTTTCGATCATGGGATATAGGGGTTTGAGGGTTATGGTGTTTGTATTTTAAATAACTAAATTAATGAAATGTCTTTATTTTAGGAAAAAACCTTTCTAATTTGTTCTTAGTCAAAAAGGCTTTGTTGTGTACTTGGATTTTCGTGTTCGAGCAACCACTTTTTTCGCCATAAGCCTCCGGCATAACCCGTCAGCGAACCATCAGTTCCAATGACGCGATGGCAAGGCACTACAATCCACAAAGGATTTTTACCATTGGCCGAAGCAACCGCGCGAATCGCTTTGACATCGCCGAGTTGTTTGGCCAATTCCAAATAACTCATGGTTTTGCCAAAAGGGATTTCGCACAATCCTTTCCATACTTTTTGTTGAAACTCGGTTCCGGCGGGATTGATTGGAAAATCAAAATGGTTGCGATGTCCTTCAAAATAGGCTTGCAATTGTGTTACCGCTTCTTGTAGCACTAACGGAATGACTTCGGAAACCAACCCTTCTTCAGCAATTGCGATTTTTGCAATTCCCTTTTCGTCTCCTGTGATAGTGGCAATCCCTAAAGGGGTTTTGATGCTAGCTGTTTCCATTGGATAAAGATAAATGATTTTGGTACAAAATAAAAAACCACTCGAGTCATCGAATGGTTTGATATTTAGCCCTGATAGTAGCGGCATCCTTTGCTGCCGGTTTTGGGCAGGAAAGATAGAGCGAATAGCAGGATAAGCTTCTTATTTATTTAATAATATTGCGGCTTCTTTGGCAAAATAGGTCGAAATCAAACTAGCTCCGGCACGCTTGATGCACATCAATTGTTCCATCATGATTTTGTCGTTGTCGAGCCAACCTCTTTCGGCGGCAGCTTTGATCATTGCATATTCGCCAGAGACATGAAATACGGTTACGGGAACATTCACGGCATTTTTTACTTCGCGAACGATATCTAAGTAGGCAATTCCGGGTTTTACCATCACCATATCGGCACCTTCTTCAACATCCCAAAGGACTTCTTTGATGGCTTCGATGCGGTTGGCATAATCCATTTGGTAGGTTTTTTTGTCTTTAGGAACCACAACATCTGATTCTCTTGGCGCACTGTCTAAGGCGTCGCGGAACGGACCATAAAATGCCGACGCATACTTGGCCGAATAGCTCATGATCCCCACATTTTCGAATCCTGCCGCGTCCAAACCTTGTCGCAAACGCAAAACGCGTCCGTCCATCATATCGCTTGGCGCTACAAAGTCGGCTCCCGCTTGTGCATGAGAAACCGCCATTTTTACCAACGCCTCGTTAGTTGCATCATTGGCTACATCGCCCTTTTCAATGATTCCGTCGTGACCGTAAATCGAATACGGATCCAAGGCCACATCTGGCATTACAATCATTTCTGGACAAGCCACTTTGATGGCACGAATGGCTTGTTGCATCAATCCGTTGGGATTCCAAGCTTCTTTGCCTGTATTGTCTTTTAGATCTTCGCTTACTTTCACGTAGATATTTACGGCACGAATGCCTAAAGCAAATAATTCTAGGACCTCATTTACGGTTAAATCAATCGAACGACGATAAATTCCTGGCATCGATGGGATTTCGACTTGGTTATTTTCTCCTTCGGCGATAAACATGGGAAACATAAAATCGGCTGGACTTAATGTCGTTTCACGAACTAAAGAACGAATGCTTTCGTTCAAGCGTAATCTTCTACCTCTTTGTAATGGGAACATATCTTTTAGTTTGTTTTTAGTATTTTGTGCGAACCGTCACATTGCGGCATTTTTTTCGAAAGCCCGCAAGTACAATCCGTCATTCCTTTTCCGTCTATAATTTGATCTGTAAATTTATTAATTCTTGAAAATCTTGTCTCAGCATGTTTTGCTGCAGCAAAAAACAAATGATAGGCTCTTTGTCTTCCCGGTGTTAAAGACTCAAAAGCAACTTTAAGTTTAGGGTTTTTAGTAAAAGCAATTTCAAGTTCTTCAATACATTCAAATTTTGCCTCAGTCGTTTTTACAATTTTAACCCCTATTTTTTCAAGCTCAATTGCTTGATGAATGTAATTACTGATCGCATTTTCCTTCTTATCTAACTCTTTAATTTCAGATAATTTTATCATTCTAACATTTTGGGTGTTATCCCCTGGCTTTTCTAATATTTCATACGAATCATGAATGAACGATCCTTTGAAAAACGAAATTCCGAACGAATTCTTAAAATTGAAAATCATACAAACATTCTTATTTTGAAAGGTGTAACAAGGAGCATTCCATTTAAGTTCTTCCTTTAAATCAGCTTGAAGCACGATAGATCGTAAACGATTTAACTCTTCTTTTCTAATTTTCTGTTCTTCAAAATAGTGGTCTAAATCGGCATTCATAACTACAATTTGTCTATAAAAAATTAAAATGCTAATAGTATTAATTTCAAAGTAGCGTTATTAATCAATCCGCATTTTCTGATCTATTTAAATCCAATTTTTAGGATTTTCTAATACTTTTATTACTTTTTCTTCTTCACTTCCGGCCACTGGATGATGGTCGTAATGCCATTGCACATGGGGAGGTAAAGACATTAAAATACTTTCTATTCGGCCATTGGTTTTTAAGCCAAATAAAGTGCCTTTGTCGTGTACCAAGTTAAATTCGACATAACGTCCACGGCGAATTTCTTGCCAAGTTCGTTGTTCAGCGGTATACGGCAAGTCTTTTCTTTTGGCTACGATAGGCAAATAGGCATCAAGGAAGGAATCCCCCACTTCAGTAACAAAGTGGTACCAATCTTCCATCGATTGTTCTTCGGTTGCCTTCAAATAATCGAAGAATAATCCGCCTACTCCTCGCGCTTCATTGCGATGCGCGTTCCAAAAATAGGCATCGCATTGTTTTTTATATTTCGGATAAAACTCCCAATTATGTTTGTCACAAGCCGTTTTACAGGTTTGGTGAAAATGTGTTGCATCTTCTTCAAACAAATAATACGGAGTTAAATCTTGGCCTCCGCCAAACCAACTATTAATTACCTTTCCATTGTCGTCATACATTTCAAAATAACGCCAATTCGCATGAACCGTGGGCACCATGGGATTTTTGGGATGAATGACCAAACTCAATCCGCAGGCAAAAAAATCGGCTTCACCCACATTGAATAATTTTTGCATAGAGTCGGGTAATTTACCGTGAACTGCTGAAATGTTGACGCCGCCTTTTTCAAAAACGTTCCCGTTTTCAATGATACGCGTTCTTCCACCACCGCCTTCGGGTCTGTCCCAAAGATCTTCACGAAATTTAGCCACGCCATCTAGTTCCTCTAATCCTTTACAGATTTGATCTTGTAAGTTTTGTATGTATTGGTAAAATTGGTCTTTCATTTTTTTAACCTTAAAGCTAATTGTGTTCTGCCGATTCACAACAGTTGTGCGTAGTTCTTCTTATTTTTTCTTACAATATATTTTACTTTCTTTAAGTTTAAATCCAACTTTCGAATATAAATTTATTGCAGCCAATCTATGGTCTTCGGTAAATAGAAGTATTTCAGAAAGTTCTTTTTTTTCACCTACTTCAACTAATAAATTTATTAGTTTTCTTCCTATCCCTTTTCCACGTGAAGCTGAGTCTACAACTACATCCTCTATCCAACCCTTATTTCCAGATATAACTTTGTAAGTACACATTAATGCAATTCCTATTATTTTATTATTATCCTCACAATATGCAACTGTAATTTGGTTTTTATCATCCAATATTTCTTCAAGATCTAACTGAATTTTGTTTGGACTTAATTGACGGAATAATTCAGAAACTTGCTCTTTAATGTCTATGTTTAAATCGTTTTTGTTTAAAATAGCTGCTTTCATTTCTTTTAAAGTGTTTTAAACAATACAGTTTTATTAAGATAAATATTTAGAATTAAGTACAATTATCTGCTTTTAGCTTATTTATTGTACTCTTTAACTGCTTCCACAAACGCCTTTGCGTGATCCACCGGGATATTAGGTAAAATTCCGTGTCCTAAGTTGACGATGTAATTGTCCTTGCCAAATTCATCAATCATTTCGTGTACCATTTTTTTGATGGTTGGAATTGGTGATAACAAACGACTTGGGTCAAAATTTCCTTGTAACGTAATATTTCCTCCTGTTAAATAACGAGCGTTTCTTGGTGAACAGGTCCAGTCAACTCCTAAAGCTGACGCTTTCGATTTGGCCATATCACTTAAAGCAAACCAACAGCCTTTTCCAAAAACAATCACTTTGGTTTCGTCTGCCAAAGCTTCTACAATTTGATTGATGTATTGCCAAGAAAATTCTTGATAATCTACCGGAGACAACATGCCGCCCCAAGAATCAAAAATCTGAATGGCATTACAACCCGCTTTTACTTTTTCTTTCAAATATAAAATCGTGGTGTCGGTAATTTTTTGCAACAAAGTATGCGCCGCTACTGGATTGGAAAAACAAAATCCTTTAGCCGTATCAAAACTTTTAGAACCTTTTCCTTCTACAGCATAACAAAAAATGGTCCATGGTGAACCTGCGAAACCAATCAAAGGCACCTCATCGTTCAACATTTCTTTGGTCAATTTGATAGCATCAAAAACATAGCCTAAGGTTTCATTGACATCTGGAACAAATACTTGATTCACTTGTTCCATGGTGCGAATTGGATTCGGAATTATCGGACCTAAATTGTCTTTTAATTCCACGTGAATTCCCATAGCTCTTGGTACTACCAAAATATCAGAAAACAAAATCGCTGCGTCGGGTTTC
This sequence is a window from Flavobacterium ammoniigenes. Protein-coding genes within it:
- the hemF gene encoding oxygen-dependent coproporphyrinogen oxidase; amino-acid sequence: MKDQFYQYIQNLQDQICKGLEELDGVAKFREDLWDRPEGGGGRTRIIENGNVFEKGGVNISAVHGKLPDSMQKLFNVGEADFFACGLSLVIHPKNPMVPTVHANWRYFEMYDDNGKVINSWFGGGQDLTPYYLFEEDATHFHQTCKTACDKHNWEFYPKYKKQCDAYFWNAHRNEARGVGGLFFDYLKATEEQSMEDWYHFVTEVGDSFLDAYLPIVAKRKDLPYTAEQRTWQEIRRGRYVEFNLVHDKGTLFGLKTNGRIESILMSLPPHVQWHYDHHPVAGSEEEKVIKVLENPKNWI
- a CDS encoding nucleoside recognition domain-containing protein, with product MVLSRFWLVIFISSIAFIVFSLFSGDNYTIDHLLNGKKDDPILVAEKYLEQVPAVIKDSITKAPDQTMVINSDTTYVYQNKTVKIYSGVQKSDGLLATCKSTLVDLILPLIAYLAFFCGLMELLIISGASGKLAQILSPVFVKVFPSVPENHPSISYMTLNFAANFLGLDSAATPFGLKAMESLQELNPEKDKASDAQIMFMCLHASGLTLIATSIIGYRAAANASNPADVMLPCIITSFIGTITAFLIVGIKQKINFKSASLVVSLMVLIAAIIGLLFYVNQLDLIGKNYFTSNLSALILIAIIAFTLVFSFVKEKKFTEANTTVFESFVVGANNGIKTGVVIFPYVLAMLVAISLFRNSGLFEIISNWIAFIFSNMGVNKEITDALPVAMLRPFSSAGSRGFLIDSMNTFGADSLTGRLSSIFQCSAESTFYVIAVYFGSVNIKNTRYALGTMLLVDVICVITAIFVASWFF
- a CDS encoding GNAT family N-acetyltransferase; protein product: MKAAILNKNDLNIDIKEQVSELFRQLSPNKIQLDLEEILDDKNQITVAYCEDNNKIIGIALMCTYKVISGNKGWIEDVVVDSASRGKGIGRKLINLLVEVGEKKELSEILLFTEDHRLAAINLYSKVGFKLKESKIYCKKK
- a CDS encoding DUF1801 domain-containing protein; translated protein: MNADLDHYFEEQKIRKEELNRLRSIVLQADLKEELKWNAPCYTFQNKNVCMIFNFKNSFGISFFKGSFIHDSYEILEKPGDNTQNVRMIKLSEIKELDKKENAISNYIHQAIELEKIGVKIVKTTEAKFECIEELEIAFTKNPKLKVAFESLTPGRQRAYHLFFAAAKHAETRFSRINKFTDQIIDGKGMTDCTCGLSKKMPQCDGSHKILKTN
- a CDS encoding methylated-DNA--[protein]-cysteine S-methyltransferase yields the protein METASIKTPLGIATITGDEKGIAKIAIAEEGLVSEVIPLVLQEAVTQLQAYFEGHRNHFDFPINPAGTEFQQKVWKGLCEIPFGKTMSYLELAKQLGDVKAIRAVASANGKNPLWIVVPCHRVIGTDGSLTGYAGGLWRKKWLLEHENPSTQQSLFD
- a CDS encoding CoA transferase subunit B, whose translation is MALDKNQIAKRIAQEVKDGYYVNLGIGIPTLVANYVRNDISVEFQSENGVLGMGPFPFEGEEDADLINAGKQTITTLAGASFFDSALSFGMIRSQKVDLTILGAMEVDENGDIANWKIPGKMVKGMGGAMDLVASAENIIVAMMHVNKAGESKILKKCTLPLTGVGCVKKIVTELAVMEVTPKGFKLLERAPGVSVEHIIANTEANLIIEGEIPEMLIN
- the hemB gene encoding porphobilinogen synthase, which codes for MFPLQRGRRLRLNESIRSLVRETTLSPADFMFPMFIAEGENNQVEIPSMPGIYRRSIDLTVNEVLELFALGIRAVNIYVKVSEDLKDNTGKEAWNPNGLMQQAIRAIKVACPEMIVMPDVALDPYSIYGHDGIIEKGDVANDATNEALVKMAVSHAQAGADFVAPSDMMDGRVLRLRQGLDAAGFENVGIMSYSAKYASAFYGPFRDALDSAPRESDVVVPKDKKTYQMDYANRIEAIKEVLWDVEEGADMVMVKPGIAYLDIVREVKNAVNVPVTVFHVSGEYAMIKAAAERGWLDNDKIMMEQLMCIKRAGASLISTYFAKEAAILLNK
- a CDS encoding 3'-5' exonuclease, whose amino-acid sequence is MIEKINLNHILFLDIETVPEEAHFHSLDDEMKTLWEQKTQYQRKDDFSPEEFYDRAGIWAEFGKIVCVSVGYFVVKGDIRNFRVTSFFGDEKKILRDFNNLLNNHFNQAQHILCGHNAKEFDIPFLARRMIINQIPIPNKLNLFGKKPWEIPHLDTLELWKFGDYKHFTSLKLMCKVLGIPSSKGDIDGSQVGHVYYVEKDIDRIVTYCEKDTIAVAQIFLRLRREDLLIEDEISHV
- a CDS encoding CoA transferase subunit A, which encodes MINKKVSSVQEALQGIEDGMTLLLGGFGLCGIPENAIAELVQKQTKNLTCISNNAGVDDFGLGLLLQHKQIKKMISSYVGENAEFERQMLSGELEVELIPQGTLAERCRAAQNGIPAFFTPAGYGTEVANGKETREFNGKMHVLEHAFQADFSIVKAWKGDTAGNLIFKGTARNFNPCMAGAAKITIAEVEELVKAGTLDPNQIHTPGIFVQRIFQGEKFEKRIEQRTVRKK
- a CDS encoding fumarate hydratase, which produces MDFIYQDPYPILKDDTNYKKLTTDFVIVEQLGNREILTVDPKGLELLAQEAMNDVSFMLRTAHLQKLNNILNDPEATDNDRFVAYNLLQNAVVAVEGQLPSCQDTGTAIVMAKKGENVYTGADDAEWLSKGIFNTYQNKNLRYSQIVPISMFEEKNSGSNLPAQIDIYAKKGASYEFLFLAKGGGSANKTFLYQQTKSLLNEKSMETFVRQKIKDLGTSACPPYHLALVIGGTSAEANLAAVKKASAGYFDHLPTSGNMAGQAFRDLEWEKKVLEFCQESSIGAQFGGKYFAHDVRVIRLPRHAASCPVGLGVSCSADRNIKGKITKEGIFLEQLETNPQQFLPATPPHLEAPVEVDLNRPMADILKDLSQYPIKTRLKLNGTLIVARDIAHAKIKELLDAGKPMPDYFKNHPIYYAGPAKTPDGMPSGSFGPTTAGRMDVYVEEFQKAGGSMIMLAKGNRTKQVMDACKTYGGFYLGSIGGPAAILAQDNILKVEVVDFEELGMEAVRKITVKDFPAFIITDDKGNDFFENL
- a CDS encoding esterase, whose product is MKKNLLILVLLFSFIGIQAQENVDFSKKKEIISPEINADNTVTFRLDAKNAKEVKVQGDCIPEGGFLTKGEDEIWTLTTKKLNPELYSYSFYVDGVKAFDPNNAFLIRDVSTVVNVFLVGGGKADLYKVTDVPHGTVAKRWYHSPKLESTRRLTVYTPAGYENGKQKYPVLYLMHGAGGDENAWMELGRTAQIMDNLIAQGKAKPMIVVMTNGNADQTATPGESSEGFVKPIFMRPATFAGKTEAAFGDIIQFIEGNYRVKKEKAARAIAGLSMGGMHSLVISANYPNTFDYVGVFSSALLQPKDSQAAVYADFTAKLKAQRDNGYKLYWIGIGNSDFLFEKSNEYRKLLDSLQFKYEYHETSGGHTWSNWRDYLSEFAPLLFQ
- a CDS encoding DinB family protein, translating into MNTTQQLAKHCRDVHFGGNWTFVNLKDTLADITWQEATTQYQDSNTIATLLFHINYYINPVARVLQGEPLNASDKFSFDCPTITSQEEWEHLVQKALDEAEQFANEIEKLEESKLFEVFSDEKYGNYFRNLLGIIEHTHYHLGQIALIKKMIRHKD